The proteins below are encoded in one region of Bosea sp. BIWAKO-01:
- a CDS encoding TRAP transporter substrate-binding protein: MKRRQFIQAATAGAAASAVAMPAVAQSNPEVKWRLASSFPKSLDTIYAGAEIMAKMVSELTDGKFQIQVFAAGEIVPGLQAADAVTNGTIEMAHTVSYYYVGKDPTFAIAASVPFGLNARMQNAWLYQNGGNELFNEFFKKFNIYGLPCGNTGAQMGGWFRKEFKTVADLQGLKMRIGGIAGQVLAKLGVVPQQLAGGDIYPALEKGTIDGAEWVGPYDDEKLGFSKVAPYYYYPGFWEGGPTVHAFVNLEKWNALPKAYQAALTAACTYANTQMAARYDVVNPPALKRLVGAGTQLRPFSQEILEASLKASNELYAEISAKNPDFKKAIDTMTAFRSDQYLWWQVAELTFDVFQVRSRAR, from the coding sequence ATGAAGCGTCGTCAATTTATCCAGGCCGCCACTGCAGGCGCTGCGGCCTCCGCTGTCGCCATGCCGGCCGTTGCGCAGTCGAATCCGGAAGTGAAATGGCGCCTTGCGTCGAGCTTCCCGAAGTCCCTCGACACGATCTATGCCGGCGCCGAGATCATGGCCAAGATGGTCTCCGAGCTGACCGACGGCAAGTTCCAGATTCAGGTCTTCGCGGCGGGCGAAATCGTTCCCGGCCTGCAGGCTGCGGATGCCGTCACCAACGGCACGATCGAGATGGCGCACACCGTCTCGTATTACTATGTCGGCAAGGATCCGACCTTCGCGATTGCCGCATCGGTGCCGTTCGGTCTCAACGCCCGCATGCAGAATGCCTGGCTCTATCAGAACGGCGGCAATGAGCTGTTCAACGAGTTCTTCAAGAAGTTCAACATCTACGGTCTGCCCTGCGGCAATACCGGCGCGCAGATGGGCGGCTGGTTCCGCAAGGAGTTCAAGACCGTTGCCGATCTTCAGGGCCTGAAGATGCGCATCGGCGGCATCGCCGGCCAGGTTCTCGCCAAGCTCGGCGTCGTGCCGCAGCAGCTCGCCGGTGGCGACATCTATCCGGCGCTGGAAAAGGGCACGATCGACGGCGCCGAGTGGGTCGGCCCCTATGACGACGAGAAGCTCGGCTTCTCCAAGGTCGCGCCGTATTACTACTACCCGGGCTTCTGGGAAGGCGGACCGACGGTCCATGCCTTCGTCAACCTGGAGAAGTGGAACGCGCTTCCCAAGGCCTACCAGGCTGCCCTGACCGCCGCCTGCACCTATGCCAATACGCAGATGGCTGCACGGTATGATGTCGTTAACCCGCCGGCGCTGAAGCGCCTGGTCGGCGCCGGCACGCAGCTGCGCCCGTTCTCGCAGGAGATCCTCGAAGCCAGCCTCAAGGCCTCGAACGAACTCTATGCCGAGATCTCGGCCAAGAACCCGGACTTCAAGAAGGCCATCGATACGATGACGGCCTTCCGCTCCGACCAGTATCTCTGGTGGCAGGTCGCGGAGCTCACCTTCGACGTCTTCCAGGTGCGTTCGCGCGCGCGCTGA
- a CDS encoding TRAP transporter substrate-binding protein — MKRRHFLKVAGAGAAAGAIASPAIAQPMPELKWRVTSSFPKSLDTIYGASEILSKAVSEATDGNFQIQVFAAGEIVPGLQAADAVTNGTVEMCHTASYYYVGKDPTFAFGTAVPFGLNARQQNAWFYHGGGNELLNEFYKKHNIYAVPGGNTGCQMGGWFRKEIKTVADMQGVKMRIGGFAGQVMSKLGVVPQQIAGGDIYPALEKGTIDAAEWVGPADDEKLGFNKVAPFYYYPGWWEGGAALHFFINQAKWESLPKVYKSVLTTAAALANVDMQAKYDARNPAALKRLVGAGAQLRPFSQEIMEACLKASKEVYAETSAKNPDFKKVYEAMSAFRGDEYLWFQIAEYSFDNFLIRARAANQL, encoded by the coding sequence ATGAAGCGTCGCCACTTCTTGAAGGTTGCCGGGGCGGGGGCTGCCGCTGGCGCCATTGCCAGCCCGGCCATCGCCCAGCCCATGCCTGAACTGAAATGGCGAGTGACCTCGTCATTTCCGAAGTCCCTCGACACGATCTACGGCGCTTCCGAGATCCTCTCGAAGGCCGTGTCGGAGGCGACCGACGGGAATTTCCAGATCCAGGTCTTCGCCGCCGGCGAAATCGTTCCCGGCCTGCAGGCGGCCGATGCGGTCACCAACGGCACCGTCGAGATGTGCCACACTGCCTCCTATTACTATGTCGGCAAGGATCCGACCTTCGCCTTCGGCACCGCGGTGCCGTTCGGCCTCAATGCGCGCCAGCAGAACGCCTGGTTCTACCATGGTGGCGGCAATGAATTGCTCAACGAATTCTACAAGAAGCACAATATCTACGCAGTGCCCGGCGGTAATACCGGCTGCCAGATGGGCGGTTGGTTTCGCAAGGAGATCAAGACCGTTGCCGATATGCAGGGCGTGAAGATGCGCATCGGCGGCTTCGCCGGGCAGGTCATGAGCAAGCTCGGTGTCGTGCCGCAACAGATCGCCGGTGGCGACATCTACCCGGCGCTGGAAAAGGGCACGATCGATGCGGCCGAATGGGTCGGGCCGGCCGATGACGAGAAACTCGGATTCAACAAGGTTGCGCCGTTCTATTACTATCCGGGCTGGTGGGAAGGCGGCGCTGCGCTGCATTTCTTCATCAACCAGGCGAAATGGGAATCTCTGCCCAAGGTCTACAAATCGGTGCTGACCACGGCGGCGGCACTGGCGAATGTCGACATGCAGGCCAAATACGATGCCAGGAATCCAGCCGCCCTGAAGCGTCTCGTCGGCGCCGGTGCGCAATTGCGACCGTTCTCGCAGGAGATCATGGAAGCCTGCCTCAAGGCATCCAAGGAGGTCTATGCCGAGACATCGGCCAAGAATCCCGACTTCAAGAAGGTCTATGAGGCGATGTCGGCCTTCCGCGGTGACGAATATCTCTGGTTCCAGATTGCCGAATACAGCTTCGACAATTTCCTGATCCGCGCGCGCGCGGCCAACCAGCTCTGA